The Opitutus sp. ER46 genome contains a region encoding:
- a CDS encoding glycogen/starch/alpha-glucan phosphorylase: MSSASKPKSTRNMKSPKSESTGAGTVPSAVQHGGSPLPHPHQPGADPVVVMRALIQRHLVSTLARHTGSATPRDWWIATTLAVRDTIHERLIATQAVHNAQNARRLYYFSLEYLMGRLFGNNLLATGLYDAAKGALESLGQNFEQVREAEVDMGLGNGGLGRLAACFLDSLSTLDYPTLGYGIYYEFGLFKQVFSHGAQVEHPDNWMVFGDPWGIIRPEYTQEIQIYGRVENVFDDRGNSRPRWVETKTILGVPHDIPIAGYGTKTVNLLRLWSSRATEDFDLAAFNRGGYVEAVREKAMGETLSKVLYPNDKTENGKELRLVQQYFFVACSLRDLLRRHFRSPGNSWTNFPEKVAVQLNDTHPAVAIAELMRILLDEHAMAWDPAWDIVTRTFAYTNHTLLPEALEKWSVALFEKVLPRHLQIIYQINDQLMRQVEARWPHDTGKKRVCSLIEEDGHKKVRMANLAVVGSHTVNGVAALHTALLKKSLFPEFDQLYPGKFQNKTNGITPRRWLYKANPRLSALISDKIGHDWVRDLDQLRQLEKWVDDPAFQEAFMAVKRANKADLAAQIKIECGVDVSPDALFDVQIKRLHEYKRQHLNLLHILALYRRLLQNPALDIVPRVFVFAAKAAPGYELAKNIIRAINVVGARINGDARISGKIKVAFLPNYRVSLAERIIPAADLSEQISTAGKEASGTGNMKLALNGALTIGTLDGANVEIREEVGEDNIFIFGLTVEEVEQLHAHGYNPWDIYHRDEELRAVIDWLGSDYFTPGEHGAFGPLHHSLLQAGDPYLVLADFRAYSDCQLRVDELYRNRSAWARQAILNSARCGKFSSDRTIREYANEIWKLSPVPVK, encoded by the coding sequence ATGTCCTCCGCCTCCAAACCGAAATCCACGCGTAACATGAAGTCGCCAAAGTCCGAATCCACCGGTGCAGGCACCGTTCCGTCAGCGGTCCAGCATGGTGGCTCGCCCCTCCCGCACCCGCACCAGCCTGGCGCCGACCCCGTCGTGGTGATGCGCGCGTTGATCCAGCGGCATCTCGTATCGACGTTGGCCCGACACACGGGCTCCGCCACGCCCCGGGACTGGTGGATTGCGACGACGCTCGCCGTTCGGGACACGATTCATGAGCGGCTGATCGCAACGCAGGCGGTGCACAACGCGCAGAACGCGCGGCGCCTGTACTACTTTTCGCTCGAGTACCTCATGGGCCGGTTGTTCGGCAATAACCTGCTCGCGACGGGGCTGTACGATGCCGCGAAAGGCGCGCTGGAGTCGCTCGGCCAGAACTTCGAGCAGGTGCGCGAGGCCGAGGTCGACATGGGCCTGGGCAACGGCGGCCTGGGCCGGCTCGCCGCGTGCTTCCTCGATTCGTTGTCCACGCTCGACTACCCGACGCTGGGCTACGGCATCTATTACGAGTTCGGCCTCTTCAAGCAGGTGTTCAGCCACGGCGCCCAGGTGGAGCACCCGGACAACTGGATGGTTTTTGGTGATCCGTGGGGCATCATCCGCCCGGAATACACGCAGGAGATCCAGATCTACGGCCGGGTGGAGAACGTGTTCGACGATCGGGGCAACTCGCGCCCGCGGTGGGTGGAGACGAAGACCATCCTCGGCGTGCCCCACGACATCCCGATCGCCGGCTACGGCACGAAGACCGTGAACCTCCTGCGCCTGTGGTCGTCCCGCGCCACGGAGGACTTCGACCTCGCGGCGTTCAACCGCGGCGGCTACGTCGAGGCGGTGCGGGAGAAGGCGATGGGCGAGACGCTCTCGAAGGTCCTTTATCCGAACGACAAGACCGAGAACGGCAAGGAGCTGCGCCTCGTGCAGCAGTACTTCTTTGTCGCCTGCTCGCTGCGCGACCTGCTCCGGCGGCATTTCCGCTCGCCCGGCAACTCCTGGACGAACTTCCCGGAAAAGGTGGCGGTGCAGCTCAACGACACGCACCCGGCGGTCGCGATCGCCGAGTTGATGCGCATCCTCCTCGACGAGCATGCGATGGCGTGGGATCCGGCGTGGGACATCGTCACCCGGACCTTCGCCTACACCAACCACACGCTCCTGCCGGAGGCGCTCGAAAAGTGGAGCGTGGCGCTGTTCGAGAAGGTGCTGCCGCGGCATCTGCAGATCATCTACCAGATCAACGACCAGCTCATGCGGCAGGTGGAGGCCAGATGGCCGCACGACACCGGCAAGAAGCGCGTGTGCTCCCTCATCGAGGAGGACGGCCACAAGAAGGTGCGGATGGCCAACCTCGCGGTGGTCGGCTCGCACACCGTGAACGGCGTCGCCGCGCTGCACACGGCGCTGCTGAAGAAGTCGCTGTTCCCGGAGTTCGACCAGCTGTACCCCGGCAAATTCCAGAACAAGACGAACGGCATCACGCCCCGGCGGTGGCTCTACAAGGCGAACCCCCGGCTCTCCGCGCTCATCTCGGATAAGATCGGCCATGACTGGGTCCGGGATCTCGACCAGTTGCGGCAGCTCGAGAAATGGGTGGACGATCCGGCGTTTCAGGAGGCGTTCATGGCCGTGAAGCGCGCGAACAAGGCCGACCTTGCCGCGCAGATCAAGATCGAGTGCGGCGTCGACGTTTCGCCCGACGCGCTGTTCGACGTGCAGATCAAGCGCCTGCACGAGTACAAGCGGCAGCACCTGAACCTGCTGCACATCCTCGCGCTGTACCGGCGGCTGTTGCAGAACCCCGCGCTCGACATCGTGCCGCGCGTGTTCGTCTTCGCCGCGAAAGCGGCCCCGGGCTACGAACTCGCGAAGAACATCATTCGCGCGATCAACGTGGTCGGGGCGCGCATCAACGGCGACGCCCGCATCAGCGGCAAGATCAAGGTCGCCTTCCTGCCGAACTACCGCGTCTCGCTGGCCGAACGGATCATTCCGGCGGCCGATCTCTCGGAGCAGATTTCGACCGCCGGCAAGGAGGCCTCGGGCACGGGCAACATGAAGCTGGCCCTGAACGGCGCGCTCACCATCGGCACGCTCGACGGCGCGAACGTCGAGATCCGCGAGGAGGTCGGCGAGGACAACATCTTCATCTTTGGCCTCACGGTGGAGGAGGTGGAGCAGTTGCACGCGCACGGCTACAACCCGTGGGACATCTATCATCGGGATGAGGAACTGCGCGCGGTCATCGACTGGCTCGGCAGCGATTACTTCACGCCCGGCGAACACGGCGCGTTTGGTCCGCTGCACCACAGCCTGCTGCAGGCCGGCGACCCGTACCTGGTGCTGGCCGACTTCCGCGCCTACAGCGACTGCCAGCTGCGGGTGGATGAGCTCTACCGCAACCGCTCGGCCTGGGCGCGGCAGGCCATCCTCAACAGCGCGCGCTGCGGCAAATTCTCGAGCGACCGCACGATTCGCGAGTACGCGAACGAAATCTGGAAGCTTTCACCGGTGCCCGTGAAGTGA
- a CDS encoding YdbH domain-containing protein has protein sequence MPSSRRLLLIAAVLLAGVAGAHAQDAPWLVPPIDGALSGQLAPGFLAGAPAVEWHVTAERVDDVVRKVGVTAEGKGLHVVLRGLVNVRTGTGTWQLEETTADAAVWFGPATATAGGATAGLSATGKWLITGAGELERGVPRGSVAISWLDGQVRNETEGWTLDGVGFEAAFAFDAGAKTVRSTQPARLTIRTITTKRLGARNLEITGWLKDRLTAEISAAAIEIAGGTAVASPFTVSLEPLRAQLHLQLTRIGLQDVAALVPEVVTGAFGRVDGEVRLGWTAGKGLEIGDGRLVLRSDEPAQVRLAPTPGLITGNLSPTIVKYYPGLDKAELGLIPIRADSLDVTFSPEPDAEGRTAVIHLSGMPDDPKAKAPVFLDVNVRGPLQPFIKLGTGTKLSFGKP, from the coding sequence GTGCCGTCCTCCCGCCGTCTCCTCCTCATCGCCGCCGTGCTGCTGGCCGGCGTGGCGGGGGCGCATGCGCAGGATGCGCCGTGGCTGGTGCCGCCCATCGACGGCGCCCTCTCGGGCCAGCTCGCCCCGGGGTTTCTCGCGGGTGCCCCGGCGGTCGAGTGGCACGTCACGGCGGAGCGGGTGGATGACGTGGTACGCAAGGTCGGGGTGACCGCCGAGGGCAAGGGACTGCACGTCGTTTTGCGCGGGCTCGTCAACGTGCGGACCGGTACCGGCACGTGGCAGCTCGAGGAGACGACCGCGGATGCCGCGGTGTGGTTTGGCCCGGCGACGGCGACTGCCGGTGGAGCGACGGCCGGTCTTTCCGCGACGGGCAAGTGGCTGATCACGGGAGCGGGAGAGCTTGAGCGCGGCGTGCCGCGCGGGAGCGTCGCGATCTCCTGGCTGGACGGCCAGGTACGAAACGAGACCGAAGGCTGGACGCTCGACGGCGTCGGCTTCGAGGCGGCGTTCGCGTTTGATGCGGGGGCGAAGACGGTCCGCAGCACCCAGCCGGCGAGGCTGACGATCCGGACGATCACCACGAAGCGCCTGGGGGCGCGCAACCTCGAGATCACCGGGTGGCTGAAGGACCGGCTCACGGCCGAGATCAGCGCGGCGGCGATCGAGATCGCCGGCGGGACCGCCGTGGCGTCGCCGTTCACCGTGTCGCTGGAGCCGCTGCGCGCCCAACTGCACCTGCAACTGACGCGGATCGGCCTGCAGGACGTCGCGGCGCTGGTGCCGGAAGTCGTGACCGGCGCTTTCGGGCGGGTGGACGGCGAAGTGCGCTTGGGCTGGACTGCCGGGAAGGGCCTGGAGATTGGCGACGGTCGGCTGGTGCTGCGCTCGGACGAGCCGGCGCAGGTGCGGCTGGCGCCGACGCCGGGGCTCATCACCGGCAATCTTTCGCCGACGATCGTGAAGTACTATCCCGGGCTCGACAAAGCGGAGCTGGGGCTGATCCCGATCCGCGCGGACAGCCTCGACGTGACCTTTTCGCCCGAGCCCGATGCCGAGGGCCGGACGGCGGTGATTCACCTCTCGGGCATGCCCGACGATCCGAAAGCGAAGGCGCCGGTGTTTCTCGACGTCAACGTGCGGGGACCGCTGCAGCCGTTCATCAAGTTGGGAACTGGTACCAAGTTAAGTTTCGGAAAACCGTGA
- a CDS encoding YdbL family protein: protein MNATLFFRLIFLAATLAVGLSAARAEEREAVKARMEQRQGTVDALKDRKVVGENNRGFLEPRGTLSAADQKVVSDENADRSTVYAAIAAKAGVSADQVGRARAQKISVNSKPGIWLQAPDGSWSEKK, encoded by the coding sequence ATGAATGCCACTCTCTTCTTTCGTCTCATTTTTCTCGCCGCGACGCTGGCGGTCGGTCTGTCGGCGGCGCGGGCTGAAGAACGCGAAGCCGTGAAGGCCCGGATGGAGCAGCGCCAGGGCACGGTGGACGCGCTGAAGGATCGTAAGGTCGTCGGGGAGAACAACCGCGGCTTCCTCGAGCCCCGCGGAACGCTTTCGGCGGCGGACCAGAAGGTGGTCTCCGACGAGAATGCGGATCGCTCCACGGTGTACGCGGCGATCGCGGCCAAGGCCGGCGTCTCTGCCGATCAGGTGGGGCGTGCGCGCGCCCAGAAGATCAGCGTGAACAGCAAGCCAGGCATCTGGCTGCAGGCCCCCGACGGGAGCTGGTCGGAAAAGAAGTAG
- a CDS encoding nucleoside transporter C-terminal domain-containing protein: MDTILNVLRGFLGIAAFIGCAVLLSSNRRAINWRLVLMGMLLQFVFAGLVIHVVPVRAVVEWVGSRFVDLLGFTGQGTQFLFGSLVDQSKHGVVFALSILPSIIFFAAISSMLFYLGILQKIVHVFAWVLSKAMHLSGPETLSASANIFLGQTEAPFLIKPYLPTMTRSEVMCVMTGGMATIGGGVMLAYISFLGGTSSEQQVLFATHLITASVISAPAALMVAKIILPQTEPVDEKLDITKEKIGSNLLDAICLGTTDGLKLAVNVGAMLIVFTALIALVNAILGWFGAPHTLSFGSHTLFTYPGINDWVAGITGGTYKAFSLEFILGVIYAPVAWLIGITPGDLMTSGAILGTRTVLNEFVAYLNLGELKAAGLYTNPRNLIIMTYALCGFANIVSIGIQVGGIGALAPTQRTNLAQLGVKAMLGGMIACMLTACVAGILVG; encoded by the coding sequence ATGGACACCATCCTCAACGTGCTGCGCGGGTTTCTCGGCATCGCCGCCTTCATCGGCTGCGCTGTTCTGCTCAGCAGCAATCGACGCGCGATCAACTGGCGGCTCGTCCTGATGGGCATGCTCCTGCAGTTCGTCTTCGCCGGGCTGGTCATCCACGTGGTGCCCGTTCGAGCCGTCGTTGAGTGGGTGGGCTCCCGCTTCGTCGATCTCCTCGGCTTCACCGGCCAGGGCACGCAATTTCTGTTCGGATCCCTTGTCGACCAGTCGAAACACGGCGTCGTCTTCGCCCTCAGCATCCTGCCCTCGATCATCTTCTTCGCCGCGATCAGCTCGATGCTCTTCTACCTCGGGATCCTCCAGAAGATCGTCCACGTGTTTGCCTGGGTGCTCTCGAAAGCCATGCACCTGTCGGGTCCTGAGACGCTCAGCGCCTCCGCCAACATCTTCCTGGGCCAGACCGAGGCGCCCTTCCTCATCAAGCCGTACCTGCCGACCATGACGCGCTCCGAAGTGATGTGCGTGATGACCGGCGGCATGGCCACGATCGGCGGCGGCGTGATGCTCGCCTACATCAGCTTCCTCGGCGGCACCTCCTCGGAACAACAGGTCCTCTTCGCCACCCACCTCATCACCGCCTCGGTGATCTCCGCGCCTGCCGCCCTCATGGTCGCAAAGATCATCCTGCCGCAGACCGAGCCGGTGGATGAGAAGCTCGACATCACCAAGGAGAAGATCGGCTCCAATCTCCTCGACGCGATCTGCCTCGGCACCACCGACGGTCTCAAGCTCGCGGTCAACGTCGGCGCCATGCTCATCGTGTTCACCGCGCTGATCGCCCTCGTGAACGCCATCCTCGGCTGGTTCGGCGCACCGCACACACTCTCGTTCGGCAGCCATACGCTCTTCACCTACCCCGGCATCAACGACTGGGTGGCCGGCATCACCGGCGGCACCTACAAGGCATTCTCCCTCGAGTTCATCCTGGGCGTCATCTACGCGCCCGTCGCCTGGCTGATTGGCATCACTCCCGGCGATCTCATGACGTCCGGCGCGATCCTTGGCACCCGCACCGTGCTCAACGAGTTCGTGGCCTACCTCAACCTCGGCGAACTGAAGGCCGCCGGTCTCTATACCAACCCGCGCAACCTCATCATCATGACGTACGCGCTCTGCGGCTTCGCCAACATCGTCTCCATCGGCATCCAGGTCGGCGGCATCGGCGCGCTCGCGCCCACGCAACGCACCAACCTCGCCCAACTCGGCGTGAAGGCGATGCTCGGCGGCATGATCGCCTGCATGCTCACCGCCTGCGTCGCCGGCATCCTCGTCGGCTGA
- a CDS encoding gamma carbonic anhydrase family protein, translating into MNVDERLSKHLGRQPDVASAAFVAANATVVGDIKLGANSSVFYGCILRGDINTIEIGEGSNVQDGTVVHLADNYGVKVGNYTTIGHAAIIHACEIGNECLIGMGATVLDGAKIGDRCIVGANALVTQRFEAPAGSMILGAPAKVVRPLTDAEQAGLKKWAEKYIHVAKAHAAKQAGKA; encoded by the coding sequence ATGAATGTTGACGAACGTCTTTCAAAGCACCTGGGGCGCCAGCCCGATGTCGCGTCTGCCGCGTTTGTGGCGGCCAACGCCACCGTCGTCGGTGACATCAAGCTGGGAGCGAACAGCAGCGTGTTCTACGGCTGCATCCTCCGTGGTGACATCAACACGATCGAGATCGGCGAAGGTTCCAATGTGCAGGACGGGACCGTCGTGCATCTCGCTGACAACTACGGGGTGAAGGTCGGCAACTACACCACCATCGGCCACGCGGCCATCATCCATGCCTGCGAGATCGGCAATGAGTGCCTGATCGGGATGGGAGCGACGGTGTTGGATGGCGCCAAGATCGGCGATCGCTGCATCGTCGGCGCGAACGCCCTGGTTACGCAGCGTTTCGAGGCGCCGGCTGGCTCGATGATCCTGGGCGCGCCCGCGAAGGTGGTTCGCCCGCTCACCGACGCCGAGCAGGCCGGGCTGAAGAAGTGGGCCGAGAAGTACATCCACGTCGCCAAGGCCCACGCGGCCAAGCAGGCCGGGAAGGCCTGA
- the obgE gene encoding GTPase ObgE, which translates to MAAPSAPGRFVLSSFAGFCIVGGMFVDECTVKLAAGDGGRGCISFRREKFEPWGGPNGGDGGRGGDVILVGDVNTNNLVDYKFQPHWNAERGGHGLGSDCNGRDGKHCIMRLPLGTVVIDLATEKPVAEIIEDGQQVVLCKGGNGGWGNTHFTSSTNRAPRRANPGQVGEQGTYRLVLKSIADVGLVGFPNAGKSSLTSQITKARPKTAAYPFTTLHPQIGVIEYPEVRKGPHRLLLADVPGLIEGAHENRGLGHRFLRHIERCALLVFMVDMAGSDARDPREDYKHLVNELGLYDKALLKKPRLIVANKMDLPEAAANLRQFKRSHRSADVLEISCLSGEGLEELKKELLKRVTKFRAKEKASLAKAG; encoded by the coding sequence GTGGCGGCGCCGTCCGCCCCCGGCCGCTTCGTCCTTTCCTCGTTCGCGGGGTTCTGCATCGTCGGCGGCATGTTTGTCGACGAGTGCACGGTCAAATTGGCGGCGGGTGATGGCGGTCGCGGCTGCATCAGCTTTCGGCGGGAGAAATTCGAGCCCTGGGGCGGACCCAACGGCGGCGATGGCGGTCGCGGCGGCGACGTCATCCTGGTCGGCGACGTCAACACCAACAACCTCGTCGACTACAAGTTCCAGCCCCACTGGAACGCCGAGCGCGGCGGGCATGGGCTGGGCTCCGACTGCAACGGCCGCGACGGCAAGCACTGCATCATGCGGCTGCCGCTCGGCACCGTCGTGATCGACCTCGCGACCGAGAAGCCCGTCGCCGAGATCATCGAGGACGGCCAGCAGGTGGTGCTCTGCAAGGGCGGCAACGGCGGCTGGGGCAACACCCACTTCACCAGCTCGACCAACCGCGCCCCGCGGCGCGCGAATCCCGGCCAAGTGGGCGAGCAGGGTACCTACCGGCTTGTGCTCAAGAGCATCGCGGACGTCGGCCTGGTGGGCTTCCCCAACGCGGGCAAGTCGTCGCTGACCTCGCAGATCACGAAGGCGCGCCCCAAGACCGCCGCGTATCCGTTCACCACCCTGCATCCGCAGATCGGCGTGATCGAGTATCCGGAGGTGCGGAAGGGACCGCACCGGCTGCTGCTCGCCGACGTACCCGGCCTCATCGAGGGCGCGCATGAGAACCGTGGCCTGGGCCACCGCTTCCTGCGCCATATCGAGCGCTGCGCCCTGCTCGTGTTCATGGTGGACATGGCCGGCAGCGATGCGCGCGACCCGCGCGAGGACTACAAGCACCTTGTCAACGAACTCGGGCTCTACGACAAGGCCCTGCTCAAGAAGCCTCGGCTGATCGTCGCCAACAAGATGGACCTGCCCGAAGCGGCCGCCAACCTGCGGCAGTTCAAGCGCAGCCACCGTAGCGCGGACGTGCTCGAAATCTCCTGCCTCTCCGGCGAGGGCCTCGAGGAGCTCAAGAAAGAGTTGTTAAAACGGGTGACCAAGTTCCGGGCTAAGGAAAAAGCGTCGCTCGCGAAGGCCGGCTGA
- a CDS encoding GspE/PulE family protein — protein MALGKIQLQIVSKLVEMGRLTDEQRAELDARNEDITGDALDKLLQDEFKVSSFQCLVAKARALNLSPFNAARYKLTPKTFERIPQQFCEQNLILPVGEVGEMLLVAISNPFDVTLPTKIQELTGKGSVRLLAREKDIKEKFGKKDQAAGFDDVVHQIGAEYGGDHEVELKDDDVSEESGPIIQLASRMIEEAYYAGASDIHVEPQEHDMVVRYRIDGNCIEKLRLPRKVGPALVARLKIMCNLDIAERRLPQDGRIVFKQYTKKDLDLDLRVSTAPLNHGEGVVMRILDKQKTTLPLPALGFTEENLTKYRECIRQPYGMILHCGPTGSGKSMTLYSALNEVNTSDVVIRTAEDPIEYTLPGINQMQMHRQIGLTFATALRAFLRQDPDIILVGEIRDKETAGIAVEAALTGHLLLSTLHTNDAPTTIGRLTDMGIEPFMISSSLLCVCAQRLMRRVCKQCRLTVEPVGREKEILEKGIGWSGPIFKANPKGCPKCGGSGYKGRVGIHELMITNEELVEAINKGAEAADLKKIAMRGGMKTLHQDSLIKVKEGLTTLEEAIATVPPDM, from the coding sequence ATGGCCCTCGGCAAGATCCAGCTGCAGATCGTTTCGAAGCTCGTCGAGATGGGGCGGCTCACCGACGAACAGCGGGCCGAACTCGACGCCCGCAACGAGGACATCACGGGCGACGCCCTCGACAAGCTGCTGCAGGACGAGTTCAAGGTCTCGTCCTTCCAGTGCCTCGTCGCCAAGGCCCGCGCGCTGAACCTGTCGCCGTTCAACGCGGCGCGCTACAAGCTCACGCCGAAAACCTTCGAGCGCATTCCCCAGCAGTTCTGTGAGCAGAATCTCATCCTGCCCGTCGGTGAGGTGGGCGAGATGCTCCTCGTCGCCATCTCGAATCCGTTCGATGTCACGCTCCCCACCAAGATCCAGGAGCTGACCGGGAAGGGGAGTGTCCGGCTGCTCGCGCGCGAGAAGGACATCAAGGAGAAGTTCGGCAAGAAGGATCAGGCCGCCGGCTTCGACGACGTCGTGCACCAGATCGGCGCCGAATACGGCGGTGATCATGAGGTCGAACTCAAGGACGACGATGTCAGCGAGGAGTCCGGCCCGATCATCCAGCTCGCGAGCCGGATGATCGAGGAGGCGTATTACGCGGGCGCGAGCGACATCCACGTCGAGCCCCAGGAGCACGACATGGTCGTCCGGTACCGCATCGATGGTAACTGCATCGAGAAGCTCCGGCTGCCGCGCAAGGTGGGCCCGGCGCTCGTCGCGCGCCTCAAGATCATGTGCAACCTGGACATCGCCGAACGCCGGCTGCCCCAGGACGGGCGCATCGTTTTCAAGCAGTACACCAAGAAGGATCTCGACCTCGACCTGCGCGTTTCGACCGCCCCGCTCAACCACGGCGAGGGCGTGGTCATGCGTATCCTCGACAAACAGAAGACCACGCTGCCGCTGCCGGCGTTGGGCTTCACCGAGGAGAACCTCACGAAATACCGCGAGTGCATCCGCCAGCCGTACGGGATGATCCTGCATTGCGGTCCGACGGGCTCCGGCAAGTCGATGACCCTCTACTCGGCACTGAACGAGGTGAACACGTCGGACGTCGTCATCCGCACCGCCGAGGACCCGATCGAGTACACGCTGCCCGGCATCAACCAGATGCAGATGCACCGGCAGATTGGGCTTACCTTTGCTACCGCGCTACGCGCCTTCCTGCGCCAGGACCCGGACATTATTCTCGTCGGCGAAATCCGCGACAAGGAGACGGCCGGCATCGCCGTCGAGGCCGCGCTCACCGGTCACCTGCTCCTCTCGACGCTCCACACAAACGACGCCCCAACCACGATCGGCCGCCTGACGGACATGGGCATCGAGCCGTTCATGATTTCGTCCTCGCTGCTTTGCGTCTGCGCCCAGCGCCTCATGCGCCGCGTGTGCAAGCAGTGCCGGCTGACGGTCGAGCCGGTTGGCCGCGAAAAGGAGATTCTCGAGAAGGGCATCGGCTGGAGCGGTCCCATCTTCAAAGCCAATCCCAAGGGTTGCCCGAAATGCGGCGGCAGCGGTTACAAGGGCCGCGTCGGCATCCACGAGCTGATGATCACCAACGAGGAGCTTGTGGAGGCGATCAACAAGGGCGCGGAGGCGGCGGACCTGAAGAAGATCGCGATGCGCGGCGGCATGAAAACCCTCCACCAGGACAGCCTCATCAAGGTCAAAGAAGGCCTGACCACGCTGGAGGAAGCGATCGCGACCGTCCCGCCGGACATGTAA
- a CDS encoding tetratricopeptide repeat protein: MKLLCTSLMLVAALLALPGCAKKEITPLQRKQATQLVSEAQFAATLRDFARAEGLLAQAVELCPDEGDTWVNLGSARLRLNQRDGAKAAYKSALEAFKAAAKKDKTDPAPALQQVYVLALLGQIDDARALLEKLPARYEGNREVKAFIEEKRLDEILANPRFKQSAL; the protein is encoded by the coding sequence ATGAAGCTGCTTTGCACTTCCCTGATGCTCGTCGCTGCGCTGCTCGCGTTGCCGGGCTGCGCGAAGAAGGAAATCACCCCGCTCCAACGCAAACAGGCCACGCAGTTGGTGAGCGAGGCACAGTTCGCCGCCACGCTGCGCGATTTCGCCCGCGCCGAGGGCCTGCTAGCCCAGGCGGTCGAGCTCTGCCCCGACGAGGGGGACACCTGGGTCAACCTGGGCTCGGCGCGCCTGCGCCTGAACCAGCGCGACGGCGCGAAGGCCGCCTACAAGTCCGCGCTCGAGGCGTTCAAGGCCGCCGCGAAGAAGGACAAGACCGACCCCGCCCCGGCGCTGCAGCAGGTGTACGTACTCGCGTTGCTTGGCCAGATCGACGACGCGCGGGCCCTCCTCGAGAAACTGCCCGCGCGCTACGAGGGCAACCGCGAGGTGAAGGCGTTTATTGAGGAAAAGCGGCTGGACGAGATTCTCGCCAACCCCCGGTTCAAGCAGAGCGCGCTGTGA
- a CDS encoding LysE family transporter, translating into MHDYWIEFGKVAIAHLLAVASPGPDFAIVLKQSLVHGRRTAVWTSLGIGTGILLHVTYCLFGLALLITGSVTWFNVAKYLGAAYLAWMGVQALRAKPRDEAVEPAARATPKPHGAFMTGFLTNTVGNPKAALFFLALFSVVIDPHTPRLVQAAYGAWMAVATAAWFSFVSFAFTQDVVRRRFLRHGHWIDRALGVVFLGFAVSLLLSVATPK; encoded by the coding sequence ATGCACGACTACTGGATCGAGTTCGGCAAGGTGGCGATCGCGCACCTGCTCGCCGTGGCGAGCCCCGGCCCGGATTTCGCGATCGTGCTCAAGCAGAGCCTGGTGCACGGGCGGCGCACCGCGGTGTGGACCAGCCTGGGCATCGGCACAGGGATCCTGCTGCACGTGACGTATTGCCTGTTCGGGCTCGCGCTGCTGATCACCGGTTCCGTCACGTGGTTCAACGTGGCGAAGTACCTCGGCGCCGCCTACCTCGCGTGGATGGGCGTCCAGGCGTTGCGGGCGAAGCCGCGCGATGAAGCGGTCGAGCCGGCGGCCCGCGCCACGCCCAAGCCGCACGGCGCGTTCATGACGGGCTTCCTCACCAACACCGTCGGCAACCCTAAGGCGGCGCTCTTCTTCCTCGCGCTGTTCTCCGTGGTCATCGATCCGCACACGCCCCGGCTTGTGCAGGCGGCGTACGGCGCGTGGATGGCGGTGGCGACCGCGGCCTGGTTTTCGTTCGTGTCCTTCGCCTTCACCCAGGACGTCGTGCGCCGCCGGTTCCTGCGGCACGGCCACTGGATCGATCGCGCGCTGGGCGTCGTGTTTCTCGGTTTCGCCGTAAGCCTGCTCCTGAGCGTCGCCACGCCGAAGTGA
- a CDS encoding RNA polymerase sigma factor yields MNDPLQQLERDYADLAPSLRGYFLRRAATCAGADDFVQETFLRACREPERLRTAASPRAYLFGIARHLMLDAVRRAHPTEPLEVDVVDEQGGPADDRLELLRVTVAALPEAQREPLRLKLQHDLSYAEIADVLGVPVGTVRSRLHYAVRRLHEVLNPAAPDASSTRSLP; encoded by the coding sequence ATGAACGATCCCCTCCAGCAGCTCGAACGTGATTACGCCGACCTCGCGCCGTCGTTGCGGGGGTACTTTCTGCGTCGAGCCGCGACGTGTGCCGGAGCCGACGATTTCGTGCAGGAAACGTTCTTGCGCGCGTGCCGTGAGCCGGAGCGGCTGCGGACCGCGGCTTCGCCGCGCGCGTATCTCTTCGGTATCGCGCGCCACCTGATGCTCGACGCCGTTCGGCGCGCGCATCCCACGGAGCCACTCGAAGTCGACGTCGTGGATGAGCAAGGCGGTCCGGCCGACGACCGGCTCGAGCTTCTGCGCGTCACCGTCGCGGCGCTGCCCGAGGCGCAGCGCGAGCCCCTGCGCCTGAAGCTGCAGCACGACCTTTCCTACGCGGAGATCGCGGACGTGCTCGGCGTCCCGGTCGGCACCGTGCGGTCGCGGCTCCACTACGCCGTGCGCCGGCTGCACGAGGTGCTCAATCCCGCGGCACCCGATGCCTCTTCAACCCGGAGTCTGCCATGA